The following proteins are co-located in the Lagopus muta isolate bLagMut1 chromosome 11, bLagMut1 primary, whole genome shotgun sequence genome:
- the LOC125698705 gene encoding guanylate-binding protein 4-like isoform X3: MDALVLPMPAPLCLVNNKNGELSLDPTALAVLQEVAQPLVVVAIAGPYRTGKSFLMNRLAQKRTGFPLGPTVQAETKGIWMWCLPHPQRPEAMLVLLDTEGLGDPTKGDSQNDAWIFTLALLLSSTLVYNSIGTIDQKALEYLELVTQLSELIQVRDRDKDGNNGAEREDEAEDCEFMRFFPSFVWVVRDFTLELRVGERPISEDEYLQQVLELKHGYGRKVQNYNATRQCLRNYFPTRKCFVLPSPLGTEEHGRMEELPEAALAPRFLQQAAKFCNYVLSSSRLKTLPDGRALTGRALSTLLSSYVEAINSGRLPCLQGAAAAMMANENAAAVAAALEAYAGGMRGLSLPTEPAQLSAAHGEHLHEALVVFQQRSFRDRNQEHQRRLIEQISAEYSRLQEENNAASRQLCKALLAELAGALDTSLSRGAYAQPGGYRAYEAERQRLLEAYRQAKAKGPKAEEVLDEFLAERRAEAEAVLKADKALSEAEKQLEDQKQQTQLLEQQQKATAERERQLQALLADERNSYEQNLRALEAKMQAEAESAQRELDRALEAKLREHSELLQHGFNERAALIEREMEALRLEINSKKHELAASIFDAVSAAFKFVIAQMQDESRSTAVKATARRKTSARPALAAQ, translated from the exons aTGGATGCTCTGGTGCTCCCGATGCCGGCCCCGCTGTGCCTGGTGAACAACAAGAATGGCGAGCTGTCCCTGGACCCCACGgcgctggcagtgctgcaggaggtggccCAGCCCCTGGTGGTGGTGGCCATCGCCGGGCCCTACCGCACTGGGAAGTCCTTCCTGATGAACCGGCTGGCACAGAAGCGCACTG GCTTCCCGCTGGGCCCCACGGTGCAGGCAGAGACCAAGggcatctggatgtggtgccTGCCTCACCCACAGCGGCCCGAAGCgatgctggtgctgctggacacCGAGGGGCTGGGAGACCCCACCAAG ggtGACAGCCAAAACGACGCCTGGATCTTCACACTGGCGCTGCTGTTGTCCAGCACTCTGGTGTACAACAGCATAGGCACCATCGACCAGAAGGCACTGGAGTACCTCGA GCTGGTGACACAGCTGTCGGAGCTGATCCAGGTGCGGGACAGGGACAAGGATGGCAACAACGGCGCTGAAAGAGAAGATGAGGCCGAGGACTGCGAGTTCATGCGCTTCTTCCCCAGCTTTGTGTGGGTGGTGCGGGACTTCACACTGGAGCTGCGTGTGGGCGAGCGGCCCATCAGCGAGGACGAGTAcctgcagcaggtgctggaACTCAAGCACG GGTACGGCCGCAAGGTGCAGAACTACAATGCGACGCGGCAGTGCCTCCGCAACTATTTCCCCACGCGGAAGTGCTTCGTGCTGCCTTCGCCACTGGGCACAGAGGAGCACGGGCGCATGGAGGAGCTGCCCGAGGCCGCCTTGGCCCCACGCTTCCTCCAACAGGCAGCCAAGTTCTGCAACTATGTGCTGAGCTCCTCCAGGCTCAAGACGCTGCCTGACGGCAGAGCACTGACAGGGCGAG ccctgagcacGCTGCTGAGCAGCTACGTGGAGGCCATCAACAGCGGGCgtctgccctgcctgcagggagcagcagcagccatgatGGCCAACGAGAACGCAGCTGCGGTGGCGGCAGCGCTGGAGGCCTATGCCGGGGGCATGCGGGGGCTGTCACTGCCCACAGAGCCCGCACAGCTCTCGGCCGCGCACGGGGAGCACCTGCACGAGGCGCTCGTCGTCTTCCAGCAGCGCAGCTTCCGGGATCGCAACCAGGAGCACCAGCGGCGCCTCATA GAACAGATCAGCGCGGAGTACAGCCGCCTGCAGGAGGAGAACAATGCAGCATCACGGCAGCTCTGCAAGGcgctgctggctgagctggcGGGGGCACTGGATACCAGCCTGTCCCGTGGGGCCTACGCACAGCCCGGTGGCTACCGCGCCTACGAGGCCGAGCGGCAGCGGCTGCTGGAGGCCTACCGGCAAGCAAAGGCCAAGGGCCCCAAG GCCGAGGAGGTGCTGGATGAGTTCCTGGCGGAGCGCCGGGCAGAAGCGGAGGCAGTGCTGAAGGCAGACAAGGCACTGAGCGAGgctgagaagcagctggagG ACCAGAAGCAGCAGACGCagctcctggagcagcagcagaaggcgACGGCGGAGCGCGAACGGCAGCTGCAGGCGCTGCTGGCGGACGAGCGCAACAGCTACGAGCAGAACCTGCGAGCCCTCGAGGCCAAGATGCAGGCGGAGGCGGAGAGCGCGCAGCGGGAACTGGACCGGGCGCTGGAAGCGAAGCTACGGGAGCACAGCGAGCTACTGCAGCACGGCTTCAACGAGCGGGCGGCGCTGATCGAGCGAGAGATGGAGGCGCTGCGGCTGGAGATCAACAGCAAGAAGCACGAGCTGGCGGCCAGCATCTTCGACGCCGTGAGCGCCGCCTTCAAGTTCGTCATTGCGCAAATGCAGGACGAGTCCCGGAGCACAGCCGTGAAGGCGACTGCACGCCGCAAAAcctccgcccgccccgctcTGGCGGCCCAATAA
- the LOC125698705 gene encoding guanylate-binding protein 2-like isoform X1: MDALVLPMPAPLCLVNNKNGELSLDPTALAVLQEVAQPLVVVAIAGPYRTGKSFLMNRLAQKRTGFPLGPTVQAETKGIWMWCLPHPQRPEAMLVLLDTEGLGDPTKGDSQNDAWIFTLALLLSSTLVYNSIGTIDQKALEYLELVTQLSELIQVRDRDKDGNNGAEREDEAEDCEFMRFFPSFVWVVRDFTLELRVGERPISEDEYLQQVLELKHGYGRKVQNYNATRQCLRNYFPTRKCFVLPSPLGTEEHGRMEELPEAALAPRFLQQAAKFCNYVLSSSRLKTLPDGRALTGRGVPVPFPTALSTLLSSYVEAINSGRLPCLQGAAAAMMANENAAAVAAALEAYAGGMRGLSLPTEPAQLSAAHGEHLHEALVVFQQRSFRDRNQEHQRRLIEQISAEYSRLQEENNAASRQLCKALLAELAGALDTSLSRGAYAQPGGYRAYEAERQRLLEAYRQAKAKGPKAEEVLDEFLAERRAEAEAVLKADKALSEAEKQLEGEWRVPVPSLLSFPPHPSPCPPGTTDALRYSVGTSHSVPLFHGPCPPTTAHGIPMYSGNPYNPSQASHDGPSTRGLPFSPGTSPRLHTSLGASRCTQETPQIAPFSSLTNPHPIPTSPHSVPSPSIFSSRPLALSLWPITPCHGDPHSVP, translated from the exons aTGGATGCTCTGGTGCTCCCGATGCCGGCCCCGCTGTGCCTGGTGAACAACAAGAATGGCGAGCTGTCCCTGGACCCCACGgcgctggcagtgctgcaggaggtggccCAGCCCCTGGTGGTGGTGGCCATCGCCGGGCCCTACCGCACTGGGAAGTCCTTCCTGATGAACCGGCTGGCACAGAAGCGCACTG GCTTCCCGCTGGGCCCCACGGTGCAGGCAGAGACCAAGggcatctggatgtggtgccTGCCTCACCCACAGCGGCCCGAAGCgatgctggtgctgctggacacCGAGGGGCTGGGAGACCCCACCAAG ggtGACAGCCAAAACGACGCCTGGATCTTCACACTGGCGCTGCTGTTGTCCAGCACTCTGGTGTACAACAGCATAGGCACCATCGACCAGAAGGCACTGGAGTACCTCGA GCTGGTGACACAGCTGTCGGAGCTGATCCAGGTGCGGGACAGGGACAAGGATGGCAACAACGGCGCTGAAAGAGAAGATGAGGCCGAGGACTGCGAGTTCATGCGCTTCTTCCCCAGCTTTGTGTGGGTGGTGCGGGACTTCACACTGGAGCTGCGTGTGGGCGAGCGGCCCATCAGCGAGGACGAGTAcctgcagcaggtgctggaACTCAAGCACG GGTACGGCCGCAAGGTGCAGAACTACAATGCGACGCGGCAGTGCCTCCGCAACTATTTCCCCACGCGGAAGTGCTTCGTGCTGCCTTCGCCACTGGGCACAGAGGAGCACGGGCGCATGGAGGAGCTGCCCGAGGCCGCCTTGGCCCCACGCTTCCTCCAACAGGCAGCCAAGTTCTGCAACTATGTGCTGAGCTCCTCCAGGCTCAAGACGCTGCCTGACGGCAGAGCACTGACAGGGCGAG GTGTCCCTGTGCCATtccccacagccctgagcacGCTGCTGAGCAGCTACGTGGAGGCCATCAACAGCGGGCgtctgccctgcctgcagggagcagcagcagccatgatGGCCAACGAGAACGCAGCTGCGGTGGCGGCAGCGCTGGAGGCCTATGCCGGGGGCATGCGGGGGCTGTCACTGCCCACAGAGCCCGCACAGCTCTCGGCCGCGCACGGGGAGCACCTGCACGAGGCGCTCGTCGTCTTCCAGCAGCGCAGCTTCCGGGATCGCAACCAGGAGCACCAGCGGCGCCTCATA GAACAGATCAGCGCGGAGTACAGCCGCCTGCAGGAGGAGAACAATGCAGCATCACGGCAGCTCTGCAAGGcgctgctggctgagctggcGGGGGCACTGGATACCAGCCTGTCCCGTGGGGCCTACGCACAGCCCGGTGGCTACCGCGCCTACGAGGCCGAGCGGCAGCGGCTGCTGGAGGCCTACCGGCAAGCAAAGGCCAAGGGCCCCAAG GCCGAGGAGGTGCTGGATGAGTTCCTGGCGGAGCGCCGGGCAGAAGCGGAGGCAGTGCTGAAGGCAGACAAGGCACTGAGCGAGgctgagaagcagctggagGGTGAGTGGCGCGTCCCAGTGCCgtcccttctctccttcccccctcaCCCATCCCCGTGTCCTCCAGGAACAACGGACGCATTGCGTTATTCCGTGGGGACATCTCACAGCGTTCCCTTGTTCCATGGGCCGTGTCCCCCAACGACAGCGCATGGCATCCCCATGTACTCTGGGAATCCTTATAACCCTTCACAGGCATCTCATGATGGCCCCAGCACTCGAGGACTCCCCTTCTCCCCGGGGACATCTCCCAGACTACACACATCTCTTGGGGCGTCCCGGTGCACCCAGGAGACACCTCAAAttgctcctttttcctccctgacGAACCctcaccccatccccacatccccgcACTCTGTCCCCAGCCCCTCCATCTTCTCCTCACGTCCCCTTGCACTGTCGCTTTGGCCCATCACCCCGTGCCACGGGGACCCCCACTCGGTTCCTTAA
- the LOC125698705 gene encoding guanylate-binding protein 2-like isoform X2: MDALVLPMPAPLCLVNNKNGELSLDPTALAVLQEVAQPLVVVAIAGPYRTGKSFLMNRLAQKRTGFPLGPTVQAETKGIWMWCLPHPQRPEAMLVLLDTEGLGDPTKGDSQNDAWIFTLALLLSSTLVYNSIGTIDQKALEYLELVTQLSELIQVRDRDKDGNNGAEREDEAEDCEFMRFFPSFVWVVRDFTLELRVGERPISEDEYLQQVLELKHGYGRKVQNYNATRQCLRNYFPTRKCFVLPSPLGTEEHGRMEELPEAALAPRFLQQAAKFCNYVLSSSRLKTLPDGRALTGRALSTLLSSYVEAINSGRLPCLQGAAAAMMANENAAAVAAALEAYAGGMRGLSLPTEPAQLSAAHGEHLHEALVVFQQRSFRDRNQEHQRRLIEQISAEYSRLQEENNAASRQLCKALLAELAGALDTSLSRGAYAQPGGYRAYEAERQRLLEAYRQAKAKGPKAEEVLDEFLAERRAEAEAVLKADKALSEAEKQLEGEWRVPVPSLLSFPPHPSPCPPGTTDALRYSVGTSHSVPLFHGPCPPTTAHGIPMYSGNPYNPSQASHDGPSTRGLPFSPGTSPRLHTSLGASRCTQETPQIAPFSSLTNPHPIPTSPHSVPSPSIFSSRPLALSLWPITPCHGDPHSVP; the protein is encoded by the exons aTGGATGCTCTGGTGCTCCCGATGCCGGCCCCGCTGTGCCTGGTGAACAACAAGAATGGCGAGCTGTCCCTGGACCCCACGgcgctggcagtgctgcaggaggtggccCAGCCCCTGGTGGTGGTGGCCATCGCCGGGCCCTACCGCACTGGGAAGTCCTTCCTGATGAACCGGCTGGCACAGAAGCGCACTG GCTTCCCGCTGGGCCCCACGGTGCAGGCAGAGACCAAGggcatctggatgtggtgccTGCCTCACCCACAGCGGCCCGAAGCgatgctggtgctgctggacacCGAGGGGCTGGGAGACCCCACCAAG ggtGACAGCCAAAACGACGCCTGGATCTTCACACTGGCGCTGCTGTTGTCCAGCACTCTGGTGTACAACAGCATAGGCACCATCGACCAGAAGGCACTGGAGTACCTCGA GCTGGTGACACAGCTGTCGGAGCTGATCCAGGTGCGGGACAGGGACAAGGATGGCAACAACGGCGCTGAAAGAGAAGATGAGGCCGAGGACTGCGAGTTCATGCGCTTCTTCCCCAGCTTTGTGTGGGTGGTGCGGGACTTCACACTGGAGCTGCGTGTGGGCGAGCGGCCCATCAGCGAGGACGAGTAcctgcagcaggtgctggaACTCAAGCACG GGTACGGCCGCAAGGTGCAGAACTACAATGCGACGCGGCAGTGCCTCCGCAACTATTTCCCCACGCGGAAGTGCTTCGTGCTGCCTTCGCCACTGGGCACAGAGGAGCACGGGCGCATGGAGGAGCTGCCCGAGGCCGCCTTGGCCCCACGCTTCCTCCAACAGGCAGCCAAGTTCTGCAACTATGTGCTGAGCTCCTCCAGGCTCAAGACGCTGCCTGACGGCAGAGCACTGACAGGGCGAG ccctgagcacGCTGCTGAGCAGCTACGTGGAGGCCATCAACAGCGGGCgtctgccctgcctgcagggagcagcagcagccatgatGGCCAACGAGAACGCAGCTGCGGTGGCGGCAGCGCTGGAGGCCTATGCCGGGGGCATGCGGGGGCTGTCACTGCCCACAGAGCCCGCACAGCTCTCGGCCGCGCACGGGGAGCACCTGCACGAGGCGCTCGTCGTCTTCCAGCAGCGCAGCTTCCGGGATCGCAACCAGGAGCACCAGCGGCGCCTCATA GAACAGATCAGCGCGGAGTACAGCCGCCTGCAGGAGGAGAACAATGCAGCATCACGGCAGCTCTGCAAGGcgctgctggctgagctggcGGGGGCACTGGATACCAGCCTGTCCCGTGGGGCCTACGCACAGCCCGGTGGCTACCGCGCCTACGAGGCCGAGCGGCAGCGGCTGCTGGAGGCCTACCGGCAAGCAAAGGCCAAGGGCCCCAAG GCCGAGGAGGTGCTGGATGAGTTCCTGGCGGAGCGCCGGGCAGAAGCGGAGGCAGTGCTGAAGGCAGACAAGGCACTGAGCGAGgctgagaagcagctggagGGTGAGTGGCGCGTCCCAGTGCCgtcccttctctccttcccccctcaCCCATCCCCGTGTCCTCCAGGAACAACGGACGCATTGCGTTATTCCGTGGGGACATCTCACAGCGTTCCCTTGTTCCATGGGCCGTGTCCCCCAACGACAGCGCATGGCATCCCCATGTACTCTGGGAATCCTTATAACCCTTCACAGGCATCTCATGATGGCCCCAGCACTCGAGGACTCCCCTTCTCCCCGGGGACATCTCCCAGACTACACACATCTCTTGGGGCGTCCCGGTGCACCCAGGAGACACCTCAAAttgctcctttttcctccctgacGAACCctcaccccatccccacatccccgcACTCTGTCCCCAGCCCCTCCATCTTCTCCTCACGTCCCCTTGCACTGTCGCTTTGGCCCATCACCCCGTGCCACGGGGACCCCCACTCGGTTCCTTAA
- the LOC125698701 gene encoding guanylate-binding protein 1-like isoform X2, with protein sequence MKWLQEEKRCIQQPWVSWALWLCCPCPQWPARCQALSAKCCSMLELLSPPAVPAVNPPIWYRSCDFSELSRIPGISIPGKEEKKGKIKDTGCGGWGGARPGFTIYCSFQSVITAGSSTTMDAPMLPMPAPLCLVTNKDSVLSLDRRALAVLRSVTQPLVVVAIAGLYRTGKSYLMNQLAQKRTGFPLGPTVHAETKGIWMWCLPHPRRQGVTLVLLDTEGLGDPKKDDDDSDAWIFTLAVLLSSTLVYNSIGTIDQRALEQLRLVTELTEHIRVREENDNPTSNFVRVFPCFVWTVRDFTLQLRALSEDEYLDDILRLQTGDGKKAKERNELRSCLRNFFPRRKLFTMERPAADADLQRLEELREDELQPGFRKQVDAFCRYIWEEAPVKVLLGGHQVTGSVLAGLAEKYVAAITSGAVPCVESAVTALARAENSAAVEAAVAEYQRGMEHGLVLPTASRSALVAVHRDCEQRAITLFLSRAFADHERQYHAELVGKLEAAKDEFCRRNEEASEQRCHAVLQELWRDVELRLQNGDYVAPGGAQLFKEDLNRVLEEYKRRPDKGVRAEAVLEVFLREREGLAQVLKATEVQLELAERQREAAAAEAEAAQKAAEAWLEEQRRTMEEHKRQLEQQLKEEQRAWLEEQWRVLEHHKKEYEALVQEGFKREAAAMQELITQLEEEKKNRKRDTRISSALSILAAFLPGAAGKLFNKLRPM encoded by the exons ATGaagtggctgcaggaggagaagcgCTGCATCCAGCAGCCATGGGTGTCATGGGCACTGTGGTTGTGCTGTCCCTGCCCTCAGTGGCCAGCTAGGTGTCAGGCACTGtcagcaaagtgctgcagcatgctggAGCTCTTATCCCCACCAGCAGTCCCTGCAGTGAATCCACCAATATGGTACAGGTCATGTGACTTCAGTGAATTAAGCCGTATTCCGGGAATTAGTATtccaggaaaggaagagaaaaaagggaaaatcaaaGACACAGGATGTGGAGGGTGGGGAGGAGCGAGACCTGGCTTCACTATATATTGCAGTTTCCAGTCTGTGatcacagcaggcagcagcacaaccaTGGACGCTCCGATGCTCCCGATGCCGGCTCCCCTCTGCCTGGTGACCAACAAGGACAGCGTGCTGTCCCTCGACCGCAGGGCGCTGGCAGTGCTGCGCAGTGTCACCCAGCCCCTGGTGGTGGTGGCCATCGCTGGGCTGTACCGCACTGGGAAGTCCTACCTGATGAATCAGCTGGCGCAGAAACGCACTG GCTTCCCGCTGGGCCCCACGGTGCATGCGGAGACCAAGggcatctggatgtggtgccTGCCCCACCCGCGCCGGCAGGGAGTGACCTTGGTGCTGCTGGACACCGAGGGGTTGGGAGACCCCAAAAAG GATGACGATGACAGCGACGCCTGGATCTTCACGCTGGCGGTGTTGCTCTCCAGCACCCTGGTGTACAACAGCATTGGCACCATTGACCAGCGGGCACTGGAGCAGCTGCG GCTGGTAACGGAGCTGACAGAGCACATCCGTGTGCGGGAGGAGAACGACAACCCAACATCCAACTTTGTCCGCGTCTTCCCGTGCTTCGTCTGGACCGTGCGTGACTTCACACTGCAGCTGCGGGCCCTGAGTGAGGATGAGTACCTGGATGACATACTGCGACTGCAGACCG GGGATGGGAAGAAGGCCAAGGAGCGCAATGAGCTGCGGAGCTGCCTGCGCAACTTCTTTCCCCGCCGCAAGCTGTTCACGATGGAGCGGCCGGCAGCTGATGCAGATCTGCAGCGGTTGGAGGAGCTGCGGGAGGAcgagctgcagccaggcttccGGAAGCAGGTGGACGCCTTCTGCCGGTACATCTGGGAGGAGGCGCCGGTGAAGGTGTTGCTGGGTGGGCACCAGGTGACGGGCAGCG TGCTGGCAGGCCTGGCGGAGAAATACGTGGCGGCCATCACCAGCGGCGCGGTGCCCTGCGTGGAGAGCGCAGTGACAGCGCTGGCACGGGCCGAGAACAGTGCAGCAGTGGAGGCGGCGGTGGCCGAGTACCAGCGGGGCATGGAGCACGGCCTGGTGCTGCCCACAGCCTCACGCAGTGCTCTGGTGGCCGTGCATCGGGACTGCGAGCAACGCGCCATCACCCTCTTCCTGTCCCGTGCCTTTGCCGACCATGAACGCCAGTACCATGCAGAGCTGGTG GGCAAGCTGGAGGCGGCCAAGGACGAGTTCTGCCGGCGCAACGAGGAGGCGTCGGAGCAGCGGTGCCATGCGGTGCTGCAGGAGctttggagggatgtggagctgcGCCTGCAGAATGGGGACTACGTGGCGCCTGGTGGTGCACAGCTGTTCAAGGAGGACCTGAACCGCGTGCTGGAGGAGTACAAGCGGCGGCCCGACAAGGGTGTCAGG GCGGAGGCGGTGCTGGAGGTGTTCCTGCGGGAGCGCGAGGGGCTGGCACAGGTGTTGAAGGCCACTGaggtgcagctggagctggcggAGCGGCAGCGGGAGGCAGCAGCGGCCGAGGCAGAGGCGGCCCAGAAGGCGGCAGAGGCATGGCTGGAGGAGCAGCGGCGCACCATGGAGGAGCACAAACGTCAGCTGGAGCAACAGTTGAAGGAGGAGCAGCGTGCGTGGCTGGAAGAGCAGTGGCGCGTATTGGAGCACCACAAGAAG GAGTATGAAGCACTGGTGCAGGAGGGCTTCAAGCGTGAGGCAGCAGCCATGCAGGAGCTGATCacacagctggaggaggagaagaagaacaGGAAGCGGGACACCCGGATTagctcagctctgagcattTTGGCTGCATTCCTGCCTGGTGCGGCAGGAAAACTTTTTAATAAACTGCGGCCCATGTGA
- the LOC125698701 gene encoding guanylate-binding protein 1-like isoform X1 produces the protein MKWLQEEKRCIQQPWVSWALWLCCPCPQWPARCQALSAKCCSMLELLSPPAVPAVNPPIWYRSCDFSELSRIPGISIPGKEEKKGKIKDTGCGGWGGARPGFTIYCSFQSVITAGSSTTMDAPMLPMPAPLCLVTNKDSVLSLDRRALAVLRSVTQPLVVVAIAGLYRTGKSYLMNQLAQKRTGEQRGKPHAFGGASCGISDSSLPTGFPLGPTVHAETKGIWMWCLPHPRRQGVTLVLLDTEGLGDPKKDDDDSDAWIFTLAVLLSSTLVYNSIGTIDQRALEQLRLVTELTEHIRVREENDNPTSNFVRVFPCFVWTVRDFTLQLRALSEDEYLDDILRLQTGDGKKAKERNELRSCLRNFFPRRKLFTMERPAADADLQRLEELREDELQPGFRKQVDAFCRYIWEEAPVKVLLGGHQVTGSVLAGLAEKYVAAITSGAVPCVESAVTALARAENSAAVEAAVAEYQRGMEHGLVLPTASRSALVAVHRDCEQRAITLFLSRAFADHERQYHAELVGKLEAAKDEFCRRNEEASEQRCHAVLQELWRDVELRLQNGDYVAPGGAQLFKEDLNRVLEEYKRRPDKGVRAEAVLEVFLREREGLAQVLKATEVQLELAERQREAAAAEAEAAQKAAEAWLEEQRRTMEEHKRQLEQQLKEEQRAWLEEQWRVLEHHKKEYEALVQEGFKREAAAMQELITQLEEEKKNRKRDTRISSALSILAAFLPGAAGKLFNKLRPM, from the exons ATGaagtggctgcaggaggagaagcgCTGCATCCAGCAGCCATGGGTGTCATGGGCACTGTGGTTGTGCTGTCCCTGCCCTCAGTGGCCAGCTAGGTGTCAGGCACTGtcagcaaagtgctgcagcatgctggAGCTCTTATCCCCACCAGCAGTCCCTGCAGTGAATCCACCAATATGGTACAGGTCATGTGACTTCAGTGAATTAAGCCGTATTCCGGGAATTAGTATtccaggaaaggaagagaaaaaagggaaaatcaaaGACACAGGATGTGGAGGGTGGGGAGGAGCGAGACCTGGCTTCACTATATATTGCAGTTTCCAGTCTGTGatcacagcaggcagcagcacaaccaTGGACGCTCCGATGCTCCCGATGCCGGCTCCCCTCTGCCTGGTGACCAACAAGGACAGCGTGCTGTCCCTCGACCGCAGGGCGCTGGCAGTGCTGCGCAGTGTCACCCAGCCCCTGGTGGTGGTGGCCATCGCTGGGCTGTACCGCACTGGGAAGTCCTACCTGATGAATCAGCTGGCGCAGAAACGCACTGGTGAGCAGAGGGGGAAACCCCATGCGTTTGGAGGGGCATCTTGTGGGATTTCTGACAGCTCACTGCCCACAGGCTTCCCGCTGGGCCCCACGGTGCATGCGGAGACCAAGggcatctggatgtggtgccTGCCCCACCCGCGCCGGCAGGGAGTGACCTTGGTGCTGCTGGACACCGAGGGGTTGGGAGACCCCAAAAAG GATGACGATGACAGCGACGCCTGGATCTTCACGCTGGCGGTGTTGCTCTCCAGCACCCTGGTGTACAACAGCATTGGCACCATTGACCAGCGGGCACTGGAGCAGCTGCG GCTGGTAACGGAGCTGACAGAGCACATCCGTGTGCGGGAGGAGAACGACAACCCAACATCCAACTTTGTCCGCGTCTTCCCGTGCTTCGTCTGGACCGTGCGTGACTTCACACTGCAGCTGCGGGCCCTGAGTGAGGATGAGTACCTGGATGACATACTGCGACTGCAGACCG GGGATGGGAAGAAGGCCAAGGAGCGCAATGAGCTGCGGAGCTGCCTGCGCAACTTCTTTCCCCGCCGCAAGCTGTTCACGATGGAGCGGCCGGCAGCTGATGCAGATCTGCAGCGGTTGGAGGAGCTGCGGGAGGAcgagctgcagccaggcttccGGAAGCAGGTGGACGCCTTCTGCCGGTACATCTGGGAGGAGGCGCCGGTGAAGGTGTTGCTGGGTGGGCACCAGGTGACGGGCAGCG TGCTGGCAGGCCTGGCGGAGAAATACGTGGCGGCCATCACCAGCGGCGCGGTGCCCTGCGTGGAGAGCGCAGTGACAGCGCTGGCACGGGCCGAGAACAGTGCAGCAGTGGAGGCGGCGGTGGCCGAGTACCAGCGGGGCATGGAGCACGGCCTGGTGCTGCCCACAGCCTCACGCAGTGCTCTGGTGGCCGTGCATCGGGACTGCGAGCAACGCGCCATCACCCTCTTCCTGTCCCGTGCCTTTGCCGACCATGAACGCCAGTACCATGCAGAGCTGGTG GGCAAGCTGGAGGCGGCCAAGGACGAGTTCTGCCGGCGCAACGAGGAGGCGTCGGAGCAGCGGTGCCATGCGGTGCTGCAGGAGctttggagggatgtggagctgcGCCTGCAGAATGGGGACTACGTGGCGCCTGGTGGTGCACAGCTGTTCAAGGAGGACCTGAACCGCGTGCTGGAGGAGTACAAGCGGCGGCCCGACAAGGGTGTCAGG GCGGAGGCGGTGCTGGAGGTGTTCCTGCGGGAGCGCGAGGGGCTGGCACAGGTGTTGAAGGCCACTGaggtgcagctggagctggcggAGCGGCAGCGGGAGGCAGCAGCGGCCGAGGCAGAGGCGGCCCAGAAGGCGGCAGAGGCATGGCTGGAGGAGCAGCGGCGCACCATGGAGGAGCACAAACGTCAGCTGGAGCAACAGTTGAAGGAGGAGCAGCGTGCGTGGCTGGAAGAGCAGTGGCGCGTATTGGAGCACCACAAGAAG GAGTATGAAGCACTGGTGCAGGAGGGCTTCAAGCGTGAGGCAGCAGCCATGCAGGAGCTGATCacacagctggaggaggagaagaagaacaGGAAGCGGGACACCCGGATTagctcagctctgagcattTTGGCTGCATTCCTGCCTGGTGCGGCAGGAAAACTTTTTAATAAACTGCGGCCCATGTGA